The following proteins are encoded in a genomic region of Oreochromis aureus strain Israel breed Guangdong linkage group 8, ZZ_aureus, whole genome shotgun sequence:
- the stub1 gene encoding E3 ubiquitin-protein ligase CHIP, whose product MAGSPEKSSTAQELKEQGNRLFLCRKYQEAATCYSKAINRNPSVAVYYTNRALCYVKLQQHDKALADCKHALELDSQSVKAHFFLGQCHLELENYDEAIGNLQKAYNLAKEQRLNFGDDIPSALRIAKKKRWNSIEEKRINQENELHAYLTKLILAEKERELEEYKEKQDDNQNGGDAAKISSKHDKYLMDMDELFSQVDEKRKKREIPDYLCGKISFELMREPCITPSGITYDRKDIEEHLQRVGHFDPVTRSPLTQDQLIPNLAMKEVIDAFIQENGWVEDY is encoded by the exons ATGGCCGGCAGCCCGGAGAAGAGTTCCACCGCGCAGGAGCTGAAGGAGCAGGGAAACCGGCTGTTCCTCTGCCGCAAGTACCAGGAGGCTGCTACGTGTTACAGTAAAGCTATT AACCGTAATCCATCAGTGGCAGTATACTACACCAACCGAGCTCTCTGCTATGTGAAGCTGCAGCAGCATGACAAAGCCCTGGCAGATTGTAAGCACGCGCTGGAGCTGGACAGTCAATCAGTTAAGGCACACTTCTTCTTGGGTCAGTGTCACCTGGAGCTGGAGAACTACGATGAGGCCATCGGGAACCTACAGAAAG ctTATAACCTGGCAAAAGAACAAAGGCTGAATTTCGGAGATGACATCCCCAGTGCTTTGCGCATTGCCAAGAAAAAACGCTGGAACAGTATTGAGGAGAAGCGCATCAACCAGGAGAACGAGTTACACGCCTATCTGACCAAACTTATACTGGCTGAGAAGGAAAG AGAACTAGaagaatacaaagaaaaacaagatgaCAATCAAAATGGAGGCGACGCTGCCAAGATCTCCTCAAAACAt GACAAGTATCTAATGGATATGGATGAGCTCTTCTCTCAAGTGGACGAGAAAAGAAAA AAGCGAGAGATTCCTGATTATCTTTGTGGGAAGATCAGCTTTGAGCTGATGAGGGAGCCCTGCATCACACCCAGTGGGATCACCTATGATCGCAAGGACATTGAAGAGCACCTACAG CGAGttggtcattttgacccagtgaCCAGGAGTCCCCTGACCCAGGATCAGCTGATCCCCAACCTGGCTATGAAGGAAGTGATAGACGCCTTTATCCAGGAGAACGGCTGGGTGGAGGACTACTGA